GTTGCACGCACGGCTACCCACGGTATCCCCTGCCGGGGATTACAGCCTGCACCCCTCGTTCGCACCCGTTAACTGAAAGAAGCAGCAACTCGGCTTTCGACATGAACTCCCCTGCCTATGTGCCAGCCAGCTTCAGAGCTCAACTTCAAAAACGATCAATCTGATTATCGGGGCCAGCAGGACTCCTTGACTAAGTTCCTCTATTATCCCATCATAATAAGTAAATAGGAGAACATACTCATGCCTGATTGTGCCTACGCACAGGCCAGACGAGCCTTGCCCAATGCTAATTCGTCGTAGGCTGCTGCTTAATAAAAATGAGACTTCATCGAATCTTCGTTGACCGCTCGATGATTGCCGACGGCAAAGCCGTAATTGTCGGCGCCGAGTCGCATCACATAAGAACTGTCCTTCGCGTCAAGCCCGGCGATAGGCTAGTCGGGACTGATGGGCTTGGCACCGACTATCTTCTCCAATTGAAGCAGTCCAGCCCTGATGCTCTTGTGTGCGAGGTGCTGCGGACCACGCAGCCTCAGAGCCCTGAAAGCCGCAGCAAAATCGTCCTAATACAGTGCTGTCTCTCCAGCGGCAAGATGGAGCAGGTTATTGACAGAGCAACCCAGCTCGGCGTCTGGGGAATTGTTCCGGTCGTTTCTGAGAAGTCGAAGTTCCACGGGGATGAAAGCCGGTTCAACAAGAAGGTCGAAAGATGGCGGCGGATTGCCAAGTCGTCGGCGCTGCAATGTGGGCGTGCGCATTTTCCTGTCATAGAGCCAGTCTTGCCGCTGATGCAGGCTATCAAAACGCCGACTGACAACGACATCAGGCTCTTGTTTACAGCGGACACTAAAGCAAAGTCAGCCCGCCAAGTCTTGCCGGAGCTTCTCTCATGCCTCTCACAGTCCCAGGCCGTGTATCTGCTGATTGGCCCCGGAGCGGGCCTCGCTCCCGTCGAGCGAAGAGCCGCCATTGAACATGGCTTCGCTGCGGTCATGGTGGGCAGCCGCATACTCCGGGCCGAGACCGCACCTATCGTCGCACTTACCCTCGTTCTCTATCACCTCGGCGAGCTATAAATATCTGAGGGGTGGTCAGCAGTGGTTGCTGGCAGCATTCTCTGACCATCTCCGAGCATCCTGACCTCCTTTGACCGTCCATCAGGTGAGCGCCTGGGCCGGTCCACGCGCTTATGTAGTCTTGAGGCATAGCTCTTTGCATCAGAGCGCTGATCTGTGGTAAAAGACAGGCTGACCTTCGATTCGACACTGGGCGAGCGCGGGAGCGTTTTTTAGGAACTTACTTGGAGCGGTCATGATTGTAAGTGTGATCGGTGGGCATCGATGTTCAAAGGAGATTGGATTGGTCGCCTTCGAGGTTGGCAAGGTGATCGCAGAAAACGGCCATGTTCTGGTGTGCGGTGGGCTTACCGGGGTGATGGAGCACGCCTGCAAGGGGGCCAAATCTGTTGGAGGGACGACGATAGGAATCATTCCGAGCACAGAGAAGAGCGACGCCAATCCCTACGTTGACATCGTGATCCCGACCGGGATTGGTCTGGCAAGGAACATGATCGTGGTGCTTGCGGGCGATATCGTTGTTGCAATTGACGGCAGTTATGGCACCTTGTCTGAGATCGCGTATGCTCTTCAGTTCCATAGGAGAGCTTTTGCACTAAGGACTAAGTGGCATGTCTCGGGCGCGGTCGAGGAGCTAAGTGAGGTTTCGGAGCTTAGTGAAAGACTCAAGGAGGTCAGCTCTTAAGATGTTTCGTTGCAGAGTTCGGCGACCATAGATTGGCAGGGGACAACGGAGCAGGAGGCTGCAAATGGCGAAGGTAGCTGCGAAGGTATATATCGAGGGGTTTGTTCAGGGCATTGGGTTTCGGCACTACGCATACGCGAAGTCGCAGGAATGCGAAGTTCAGGGGTATGTCCGTAACCTGAGGGATGGGCGCGTCCAGGTTTACGCCGAGGGCGACCAGGGGGCCCTGGATAACTTTCTCGGGCTGCTGAGGCGAGGTCCGGTTGGGGCACGTGTCAAGTCGATGCAAGTGCTGCAAGCATCCTACACTGGGAAGTATAAAGAGTTCTCGATTCTGTTCGATATTTAGATGAGTGTGTAGTCTCCTGCCTGCTGGTGCAAAGCTTGCAGGTTCTTTGACGTTGAGTGCGTGTTATACCAAGGAAGTTATTATGGATTTGAATGAACTGTTGCGAGATGTTCCTGATTTCCCTAAGCCAGGGATAGTATTCAAGGACATAACGCCTATTCTGGCGAACGGTCAGGCCTTTAGGGAGGCGGTTGACAGGACTGTCGAGGGGCTAACCTCTGATAACGTCGATGCGGTCGTCGGGGTTGAGGCGCGGGGGTTCATCTTTGCTGCCGCTGCGTCTTACAAGTTGGGCTGTGGGCTTTTGATTGTGCGCAAGCCGGGGAAGCTTCCCGCTGCGACTGTTTCTGAGTCCTACGCGCTCGAGTATGGAACTGATACGCTTGAGATACACAAGGATGCCGTCAGGCCGGGCATGAGGCTTGTTCTGATCGATGACCTGCTGGCTACTGGTGGCACTCTCGCCGCTACTGCACGGCTGGTCGAGGGGCTAGGTGGCAAGGTAGTGGGGATCAGGTTCTTGATAGAGCTGACTTTCTTGGCTGGGCGTAACAAGCTCAGGGGTTATGACGTCAGGTCAATCATTAGAGTATGAGAAAACTAACGGCAGAATTGTTTGGGGCACTGACACGATGCACATAGACGTATCCGAACTGGATGGCACGAGAGTAGTAACGATCTCGGGGCGGGTGGAGCACTCGGAGAGCCGCAAGCTTCAGGAGGCTCTGGAGTCGCTTGTGGTAAAGAACGAGCCAAAGATCGCGGCCGACCTCTCTCGGGTAAGCTACCTTGACAGCAGCGCTTTGGGCATTTTGGTCTCCACGTTAAAATCAGCCAATAGCCGTGGCGGAGACCTGAGGCTCTCGGGGCTAAACGATATGGTGATGGACGTATTCAGAATCACCCGGCTGTCGAGCATATTCCAGATACATCCGACGATTTCCGAGGCCGTGAACAGCTTCAAAGAGGAGAACGGTTTGCCATCTAGGTAGCAACTAATGGCAACCAAGAAGCGGCTCGACCCCAGCATTTTTAACATATCTGAAGAGAGTATTCGCGCGGGGCACTATACGGACAAATACTTTGTCCGGACGCGCGACATACTGAAGAGAGACGATCGCCACCCAAAGGTTCTGATGCAAGTTTCCCAGAAGGGCAACGCTATTGTCTGTGGGACGGACGAGGCGATCGGCATCATCAAGCGTTGTGCGGACAGGCCGGACAGTATCACGATGATGTCTCTTCGCGACGGCGAAGCGGCTGGACCTTACGAGACCGTGATGACAATTGAGGGCGATTACGCCTCGTTTGCTCACTTGGAGACGCTTTATCTCGGCGTTCTGGCTCGACAGACCAAGGTCGCGACGAACACCCACCGGGCAGTTGAGGCGGCCGGGGGCAAGCCGCTGCTCTTTTTCTCTGCTCGGTTCGACCATTTTTTGAACCAGCCGGGCGATGGGTATGCGGCGCACATCGGAGGGGCGGCTGGGGTCTCGACAGATGCCCAGGGGATGTGGTTCGATCAGGAGGGCATCGGCACGGTCCCGCACGGCCTCATTGCCGCATACGACGGCGATACTGTAATCGCAACACGGAAGTTCGCCGAGTTCATGCCTGACCCCGTGCGGGTCATCTCCCTCGTCGATTTCGATAACGACTCAGTCAAGACATCGCTCGAGGTCGCCAAGGCGCTGGGCAAGCGGCTGTGGGGCGTTCGGCTCGACACTGCGGAGACCCTGATTGACCGGTCGGTCGTGCCGCAAATGTCCGACTTCGCCCCGACCGGGGTCAACGAGGTCCTCGTTCGGAACGTCAGGGCGGCCCTGGACACCGAGGGATTCAGCTACGTCAAGGTCGTCGTCAGCGGCGGCTTCACCGCTGAGAAGATAGCACGATTTGAGGCGAGCAACGTCCCAGTGGATGCTTACGGCGTTGGCAGTTCATTGCTGACGGGCACCTTCCACTACACGGCGGATGTCGTCATGGTAAATGGTCGGCCTTGTGCGAAGGTTGGGCGTCACTACAGGCCTAACTCACGGCTGAAGTTGGTGGAATAGGTCTGCGTGTACAGATGAAAGACAGCTGACTGCGATTCCGGTGCGGACCAAATCCTGCCGGATGGGCCCAGGTCCCGGCAAGCTTATGGGACGTCAGAGTTCGGCAATCTGCGGCGCGACCACACAACCCAGCCTGCAACATGCGAACCTTGCTACTAGCGGCTCTTCACAAAACTGACACAGCCTATTGAGCAGATTTGACGCTGCTTTGTCAACAGGAGACCATCCCGGCTGTGCGCCAGCAACTAGTCCCTCGGCACCGCGAGCATGCGCTCTATCGGGAGCCGGGCTCGCTCCGCGACGTCCGGCGGCACCCAGACGGGATAAGTGTCCTTCTCAAGCGAGCGCTTGATCGATTGCAGCGTCGTCATCTTCATGTTAGGGCAGAGCAACGCTGGGGACGGGCAGTAGAAGCGTTTGCCAGGGTTTTGCCTCGATAGCGGGTGCAACATGCCGACCTCGGTGGCGACGATGAACTCATCCGCGTCCGATTCTCTGGCGAACCTCAGCATCCCAGCGGTTGAGAGCACCGCGTCAGAGAGCTCGACGACGTCCAGCGGGCATTCTGGGTGGGTCATGACGAGGGCGCGTGGGTGCTTATTCTTCGCCCTCTGAATCTCATCCGCCTTGACATAGTGGTGCGCGGGGCAGAATCCCTCCCACAGGATCACCTCGCGACCGGCCATCTTGCCTGCATACTCGCCAAGGTGCATGTCGGGCACGAAGATGATCGGTTTAGACATCGGCAGTGACCTTAGAACGGACACGGCGTTCGCCGACGTGCAGCATATATCGCTTTCAGCCTTCACCTCAGCCGTGGAGTTCACGTAGGTAACGACGAGGCTCCCCGGATGCTTCCGTTTCATGGCGCGAACCTCCGCCCCCGTCGCCATGTGCGCCATCGGGCATGAGGCGCGCTCCTCCGGGATGAGGACGAGCCGGTCCGGGGCGAGTATGGCGGCAGTCTCGGCCATGAAATCAACGCCGCAGAAGACTATGACCTCCGAATCACTCTCCGCCGCCTGCTGTGATAGTCCGAGCGAATCGCCGACAAAGTCCGCAATGTCCTGAATGACGGCTGGCTGATAATTGTGGGCCAGGATTATGGCGTTCCGCTTGCGCCTGAGCTTGTCAATCGCCTCAATCAATCTATCGTTCTGGGCTGTCATTTCTGTCTTCTCTACTGGCGGAACTAAAGTCAAAAAATACGAAAACACGAGGCCAACGCAGGCGTCAACACGATCAAACCCTCACCCATCAGAAGGCATCGCGGGCCTCGGACTTGGGGTCGTGAACCTCGGGCTATCTGTAAACGCCATGTTAAGCGCCTCCTCAATGTGGGTCACAAAATGAAACTTAAGCCCCGCCTTGATCTTGTCCTCTATCTCTGAAAACTCTTTCTGATTCTCCGCCGGAAGCAGGACCTCCGTTATGCCCGCTCGCTGCGCAGCGAGGACCTTCTCCTTCAAGCCGCCGATCGGAAGGATATTGCCCCGCAGCGTGATCTCGCCGGTCATCGCAACGTTCGCCCTGACCGGTTTTTTGGTCAGCGCCGAGATTACGGCAACTGCGATCGTAACGCCCGCGGATGGGCCATCCTTCGGAATGGCGCCAGCTGGAACATGAATATGGATGTCCATCTTGGAGTGGAAGTCTGCCGGCAGGCCAAACTCATCCGCTCTTGAGCGCGCAATGCTCCTCGCCGCCTGTGCCGATTCCTTCATCACGTCCCCAAGCTGACCCGTCAGAAGCAGCTGACCGCTGCCCGGCATCGTCGCAACCTCGATGAACAGCACGTCCCCGCCTGTCGCTGTCCATGCAAGAGCACACGCTACGCCCACCTGATCACGCTTGAGGCTGCGGCTCACGATGTATGAAGGCACACCGATCCAGCCCTCGAGGTTCTGCACCTTAACCATGAACTGCCCCGTCTCTCCTCCTCCTATCCGCCTCGCTACCTTGCGGCAGATGCGCGAGATGTGGCGCTCCAGATTCCTCAGCCCCGCCTCTCGCGTGTATTGAAGGACTATGTGCCGAAGCGCAGGCGTTGTTATCCTAAGCTGGGCATCAAGCAGGCCGTTCTCTTTCAACTGCTTCGGGATGAGGAACTTTCGAGCGATGCTGATCTTGTCGTGCTCGGTATAGCCAGATAATCTCAGAATCTCCATTCTGTCCCTGAACGCTGGCTGGATCGTGTCAAGAACGTTAGCAGTGCAGATAAATAGCACATTGGACAGATCAAATGGTATCTCAATATAGTGGTCCTTGAACGAGTAGTTCTGCTCCGGGTCAAGAACCTCAAGCAGCGCCGAGCTCGGATCGCCTCTGAAATCCGTGCCGATCTTGTCCACCTCATCCATCATGAACACGGGATTCCGCGAGCCGGCGTTCCTAAGCTCCTGTAGAATATGTCCCGGAAGCGCACCGACATAGGTCCGGCGGTGGCCCCGGACCTCCGCCTCGTCCCGAACACCGCCGAGCGAGATGCGAACGAACTTGCGACCGAGCGCCCTGGCTATCGACCGGCCCAGCGACGTCTTTCCTGTCCCAGGCGGCCCAACGAAACACAGAATCGGGCCCTTGTTTGCCTTCGTCAGCTTCCTCACAGCAAGAAACTCCAGCACGCGCTCCTTGACCTCATCCAGATCGTAATGGTCCTCATCGAGTATCCCTTGCGCAACAGCCAAGTCGAGGTTATCGCTCGTCTCTACCTCCCAAGGAAGGTTCAGAAGCCAATCAATATAGGTCCTGATTACCGTCGACTCCGCCGACTCCGTGTTCGTCATCTCCAGCCTGTTGATCTGCGTCTCACAAGCCTTGCGCGACTCGTCCGGCATTCCGGTCTCAGCAAGTGTTTTTCGTAGCTCTAGCACCTCGCCAGAAATCGAGTCGGCGTCGCCCAACTTCTCGCGTATCGCCTTCATCTGCTGCCTTAAGAGATACTCCTGCTGGTCCTTCTCGATCCCCTGCTGCGCCTCCGACCGGATCTTCTCCTGAATCTCGATTATCTCCATTTCCTTGGCAAACAGCGAGTTTACGAACCGAAGGCGCTCGATAGGATCGGCCATCTCAAGCACTTTCTGAGCATCGGGAACCTTGATCGAAATGCTCCCCGCAACCATATCCGCAAGCTGGCCAGGGTCGCCGCTGTTCATCGCTACCACCGCCGCCTCGGGTGCCATGGCCTTGCCTAGCGACACGCTCCTCTCCAGCTTCTCCTTCGTGCTTCGTATCAACGCCTCGGCCAAGAGTGGGTCCTTGACCTCCTTGGGCACCGCAAACCGCTCGATCTCCGCTCTCCAATACGGGCTAGTCGCTACAAACCTCTTGATCCTCGCCCGGTCAACTCCCTGCGCCCACAGCCGGACGCGACCATCGGGCAGCTTGAACATCCTGATGATGAGGCATACGGCTCCAACGTTATAGACGTCCTCAGGCTTCGGTTCCTCTATGCTCTCGTCCTTCTGCGTTACTATCAGAATGAAGCGCTTGTTCGCGAGCGACGCGTCAACTGCGCTAACTGATAACTGCCTGGAAATGAAGAGCGGAATTACCATATATGGATGTACGACAATGTCCCGAACCGGAACTACCGGAACCTCCGTCGGTATCGAAGGCTCCGTCCTCTCAGACTGCACGCCAGAATCCGTGGGGTTACTTAATTCTTGCTCTTCACCGCTCATCCAAAAGACCTCTTGGTTTCAACTTGAGCAATGTTGCCACCTCAATGCCCCGCAAGTCAACAACACCCACGCCGACCGGAAGTCCTCAGTTACTCCCTGCAAGTTGGTGGCTGGCAGTGTGTGGCGGGCTTTCTGAGGCTGTCCAATAAGTCCGTTTTGTCTGTGTAGGGGCGATTCACGAATCGCCCTGGTCTAATCCGATCGGGCACCTTAAGGGCGGTTCGTGAACCGCCCCTACACGACGTCGATGTCGTTCTATAGCCATATTTGGGACACCAGGCCCGGCTGACCACGGCACCCCTTGATCTTGACAACTTGTCTGATTTCCTGTATTATTTTCGTGCGGGAGCATAGCAAAACCTTCACGTCCTGACTTATTGGACAGCCTCTTCTAGCCTGCCCAAAACGTGTCGTAGGGGCGAGGTCTCAGACCCGCCCGCAATCGCGTAGGGGTGCCGCTTGCCGCACGCTTGATGCGGTTCGGGCGCTGTTGGAAAGGGAAGGAGCAGTCGCGGCGAGGGCGCGAGGCACATGTTAGACATAACTGTGCGAGAGCTTGACGATTCGGGAAAAACTCGTTTCAATAGCGCCTGTCGGCTGAATGGTGATCTTGTCTCTTGTATGGAGGGTATCGACATGAAGATACGTGTTTTCGGGTTGATTATCGTCGCCATTATGGTCTTGGCAATCCTGCCGGCGGTGGCGGCAGCGGCGCCTCAGGTATTTATCGCAACCGACAGCGAGAGCTATAAGGCGGGGGATACGATTGAGGTGAGTCTGGCGGGCAACAATGAGGGCGAGGGGATGTCCGTCGATGTCTATATTGGCCTGCTGACGCCCGATGGTGAGCTCTGGACAGTGGGCGGGATCGTCTGGTGGTCAGAGGCGATCAACCCGTGGATCGAGGGCATCTACGTGCCGGCGGGCTTCACCATGAACCAGAAGCCTTTCTTCTCGTTCGATCTGCCCTCCGGAATGCCGCCGATAAGCGACCCGGGCGGCTATTCCTTCGCCGCTGTCCTGACCGAGCCTGGCACGTTCAACTGGGCCTGCGAGGCGAGTTTTGCTCCATTCACGGTCTTCTCCGTTGCGGGCGTGGATTACTATGTGAACGCCGCACGGGGCGAGAATTATGAGTGGTATGATGGCTCTCCAGACCTGCCCTGGAAGACGATTACGCATGCCCTGAACTCTATTATGGTCTCGCCCGCCTCACCTGCAACCATCCACGTCGCGGGCGGCGTATATTCTGCCTCCACAAACGGCGAGACGTTCCCGCTGAACATGAAGAGCTGGGTCTCGCTCGTCGGCGACGGTCCGGACGTGACCGTTCTGGATGCGCAGGGGGCTTCCACTTCTGTGATCTACTGTTTCGAGGCGGATGATTCCATCATCGAGGCATTCACTATAACCGGCGGCGACGCTCATTGGGGTGGAGGGATATACTGTGAGGGCGGTTCGACCACGATCAAACGTAACACGATCACTGGCAACTCCGCATCTAGTGGCGGCGGTATATATTGCGATGGTGGCTGGGCGACGATCTCAGATAACATCATATCAGGCAATTATGCCTATGGCGGCCACGGGGGAGGCGGTATATACTGCTCCTACGGTTATCCAACCGTCCAGAACAACAGGATTGAGGGTAACCGGGCTTACTGCGACGGAGGGGGCATAAACTGTGAGTTCACAAGCTGGGCGCAGATACTGGGCAACACGATCAGAAATAACTCGGCCAGTGATGGAGGAGGAGTAGGTTCCTACCTTGCTGGGATGTCAATCTCGGGGAACTCGATCACTGATAACTTATCCTCATGGGGGGGAGGGATATTCTGTTGGTCGGACTGGGAGGTCTGGATCTTGGACAATACCATTTCCGGCAACTGGGCCGAGAGCGGCGGTGGGGGGATAGCCTCGTGGTGGATGAGCCCTTGCGTAATGAATAATCAAATCGTAGGCAACTGGTCCCGGCGTGACGGGGGAGGCATCTGCTGCGACTTTGCGGAGACGGTCTCGAACAACACGATCGCGGAGAATACAGCCGAGGCTGATGGCGGCGGGATTTGGTGTGAGTATGTGATCATGTTCAACAACAACACCATTTCAGGCAATGTTGCGGGGGGCCTCGGCGGCGGAATCTACAGTCCGGATTACGGTGGATCCCACATAACGGACTCTATTATCTGGAACAACGGGGACGACCTTGAGAACTGCACGGCCACATATTGCTGCGTCCGGGACCCTGACGAGGGCCAGGGCAACATCCACGCCGACCCGCTGTTCGTCTCTGGGCCCTTCGGCGATTACTACCTCAACGCACAAAGCCCTTGCATCGATGCTGGCAGCAGGCCTGCGGCAGAGGCCGGCCTCTCGCGCATGACGACGCAGGCGGACGGGACACCGGACGCCTGGACCGTGGACATGGGGGTGCACTACCGGATTCCTACAAGTCAACGCCCTGTGGTACATATCGATTCGATATCACCTACTCGCGCTACACAAGGGGTGGACACAGTCGAGTTCATCGGTCACGGGACAGACGATGGTGGGATCACAGGATATGAATGGAGGTCCAACCTGGATGGTCCCCTCAGCCATGAACAGGCTTTCATTGTTCTTCATGCTGCGCACCTCACACTAGGGACGCATACGATTTCGCTTCTTGCCTGGGATGATGAGCATCAACGCTCGGAGCGCGCATTCGCTGAGCTCACGATTCTGCCCAGCCCTTTTGAGGCGGTGTATGTCGATGCGCAACTGGGTGATGATTCCACCGGGTCCGAGATCTCGCCTTTCAGGACGATAGCGCATGCGCTTGGCTGCGTTCATGGCGCTCAGGAGAAGCCTGTGACAGTGAATGTCGCAGCCGGAACCTACTCAACCTCATTGACCGGAGAGTGCTTCCCGCTGAACATGAAAAACTGGGTCTCGCTCGTCGGCGAGGGGGCGGACACTACCAGGCTCGATGCTGAAGGCGGCGCCTATCATGTCATCACCTGTCAGAGTGTGGACGGCCTCTTTATTGCTGGATTCACGATAATGGGAGGTAATGCAGACGGTTTCAAACAGGACGACGGACATGGCGGTGCTATATTCTGTGACAACAGCTCGCCAACGATCCGGGATAACATGATCCAGGACAATTCTGCAGAATTGGGCGCTGGGATATACTGCTTTGATGGTTCTCCTATGATCCATGACAACGCGATCATGGGTAACTCGGGCGGCGGAATTTGCTGTTATGATAGCTCTTCTACGATCCATGACAACACGATCATCGGTAACTGGGGCGGTGGGATTCGCTGTTATGATGGGAGCGCTCTAATCCAGAGAAACTCGATCATGGACAACTGGGACGACGGTGGGATATCCTGTCTGGGTGGTTCACCGAGGATCTTAGAGAACACGATTGAGAATAACTCGGGCAACAGCGGCGGGGGGATATACTGCTATGACAGCTCACCGACCATTCGCGATAACGCGATCTTTCACAACTCGGCGGATTGGCAAGGCGGCGGGATATTCTGCACTGGGCGTGAGAGTTCGCCGACAATCCAGGACAACACGATTACCGACAACTCGGCGGATTATGGCGGTGGCATATCCTGCTATATGTGTTCGCCGACCATTTTAGATAACACGATCACAAACAACATGGCTGATACCGATGGTGGTGGGATATCTTGCGACAGGAGTTCGCCAACTATCTCCAATAACACGATTACCGGCAACTCCGCATCTCACGGCGGCGGCATATCTTGCCAGTACGAGGCCTCTCCGACGATCCAGTGCAACAGGATAGCGGACAACTCGGCAGAATGTGGTAACGGTGGAGGGATATCTTGCGACAGGAGTTCGCCAACTATCTCCAACAACACGATTACCGGCAACTCCGCATCTCACGGCGGCGGGATAAGCTCCTTAGGCCAGTATTGGTTAGACAGTTCGCCAGCAATTCAGGGCAATACGATAGCGGGCAACGCGGCGAACGTCGGCGGCGGGATACACTCCTTGAGGAGTTCGCCGACGATTTCAAACAACGTGATTTCGGGCAATTCTGTTGTGGGCCACGGTGGCGGCATATTCTCCAATGAGAGTAGGTCGATAATCCAAGGCAACACGATATTGGACAACTCGGCGGATTATGGTGGCGGTGGAGGGATTTGCTGCGACACGAGCTCCCCGACGATCACGGACTGCATCATCTGGAACAACGGTGATGATCTTTATGGCTGCAATGTGACGTTCTGCTGCGTCCAAAAC
This portion of the bacterium genome encodes:
- a CDS encoding RsmE family RNA methyltransferase, producing MRLHRIFVDRSMIADGKAVIVGAESHHIRTVLRVKPGDRLVGTDGLGTDYLLQLKQSSPDALVCEVLRTTQPQSPESRSKIVLIQCCLSSGKMEQVIDRATQLGVWGIVPVVSEKSKFHGDESRFNKKVERWRRIAKSSALQCGRAHFPVIEPVLPLMQAIKTPTDNDIRLLFTADTKAKSARQVLPELLSCLSQSQAVYLLIGPGAGLAPVERRAAIEHGFAAVMVGSRILRAETAPIVALTLVLYHLGEL
- a CDS encoding TIGR00725 family protein, with protein sequence MIVSVIGGHRCSKEIGLVAFEVGKVIAENGHVLVCGGLTGVMEHACKGAKSVGGTTIGIIPSTEKSDANPYVDIVIPTGIGLARNMIVVLAGDIVVAIDGSYGTLSEIAYALQFHRRAFALRTKWHVSGAVEELSEVSELSERLKEVSS
- a CDS encoding acylphosphatase, producing the protein MAKVAAKVYIEGFVQGIGFRHYAYAKSQECEVQGYVRNLRDGRVQVYAEGDQGALDNFLGLLRRGPVGARVKSMQVLQASYTGKYKEFSILFDI
- a CDS encoding adenine phosphoribosyltransferase; protein product: MDLNELLRDVPDFPKPGIVFKDITPILANGQAFREAVDRTVEGLTSDNVDAVVGVEARGFIFAAAASYKLGCGLLIVRKPGKLPAATVSESYALEYGTDTLEIHKDAVRPGMRLVLIDDLLATGGTLAATARLVEGLGGKVVGIRFLIELTFLAGRNKLRGYDVRSIIRV
- a CDS encoding STAS domain-containing protein, which codes for MHIDVSELDGTRVVTISGRVEHSESRKLQEALESLVVKNEPKIAADLSRVSYLDSSALGILVSTLKSANSRGGDLRLSGLNDMVMDVFRITRLSSIFQIHPTISEAVNSFKEENGLPSR
- a CDS encoding quinolinate phosphoribosyl transferase; translation: MATKKRLDPSIFNISEESIRAGHYTDKYFVRTRDILKRDDRHPKVLMQVSQKGNAIVCGTDEAIGIIKRCADRPDSITMMSLRDGEAAGPYETVMTIEGDYASFAHLETLYLGVLARQTKVATNTHRAVEAAGGKPLLFFSARFDHFLNQPGDGYAAHIGGAAGVSTDAQGMWFDQEGIGTVPHGLIAAYDGDTVIATRKFAEFMPDPVRVISLVDFDNDSVKTSLEVAKALGKRLWGVRLDTAETLIDRSVVPQMSDFAPTGVNEVLVRNVRAALDTEGFSYVKVVVSGGFTAEKIARFEASNVPVDAYGVGSSLLTGTFHYTADVVMVNGRPCAKVGRHYRPNSRLKLVE
- the nadA gene encoding quinolinate synthase NadA → MTAQNDRLIEAIDKLRRKRNAIILAHNYQPAVIQDIADFVGDSLGLSQQAAESDSEVIVFCGVDFMAETAAILAPDRLVLIPEERASCPMAHMATGAEVRAMKRKHPGSLVVTYVNSTAEVKAESDICCTSANAVSVLRSLPMSKPIIFVPDMHLGEYAGKMAGREVILWEGFCPAHHYVKADEIQRAKNKHPRALVMTHPECPLDVVELSDAVLSTAGMLRFARESDADEFIVATEVGMLHPLSRQNPGKRFYCPSPALLCPNMKMTTLQSIKRSLEKDTYPVWVPPDVAERARLPIERMLAVPRD
- the lon gene encoding endopeptidase La, with the protein product MSGEEQELSNPTDSGVQSERTEPSIPTEVPVVPVRDIVVHPYMVIPLFISRQLSVSAVDASLANKRFILIVTQKDESIEEPKPEDVYNVGAVCLIIRMFKLPDGRVRLWAQGVDRARIKRFVATSPYWRAEIERFAVPKEVKDPLLAEALIRSTKEKLERSVSLGKAMAPEAAVVAMNSGDPGQLADMVAGSISIKVPDAQKVLEMADPIERLRFVNSLFAKEMEIIEIQEKIRSEAQQGIEKDQQEYLLRQQMKAIREKLGDADSISGEVLELRKTLAETGMPDESRKACETQINRLEMTNTESAESTVIRTYIDWLLNLPWEVETSDNLDLAVAQGILDEDHYDLDEVKERVLEFLAVRKLTKANKGPILCFVGPPGTGKTSLGRSIARALGRKFVRISLGGVRDEAEVRGHRRTYVGALPGHILQELRNAGSRNPVFMMDEVDKIGTDFRGDPSSALLEVLDPEQNYSFKDHYIEIPFDLSNVLFICTANVLDTIQPAFRDRMEILRLSGYTEHDKISIARKFLIPKQLKENGLLDAQLRITTPALRHIVLQYTREAGLRNLERHISRICRKVARRIGGGETGQFMVKVQNLEGWIGVPSYIVSRSLKRDQVGVACALAWTATGGDVLFIEVATMPGSGQLLLTGQLGDVMKESAQAARSIARSRADEFGLPADFHSKMDIHIHVPAGAIPKDGPSAGVTIAVAVISALTKKPVRANVAMTGEITLRGNILPIGGLKEKVLAAQRAGITEVLLPAENQKEFSEIEDKIKAGLKFHFVTHIEEALNMAFTDSPRFTTPSPRPAMPSDG